A single genomic interval of Chitinophaga sp. 180180018-3 harbors:
- a CDS encoding aldehyde dehydrogenase family protein has protein sequence MKMINPSTGAVLSYLREDTSPILIDKMHLLRYGRAQWSAVPLEERIKKLERFNMLLERHTERLAGLLTKEVGKPMQQSRNEIKGACARVQWMTDNALRYLSDEWVTDTPALREKISYEPLGIICNISAWNYPYLVGVNVFVPALLAGNAVMYKPSEYAILTGFEIEKLLYQAGVNELAFKVAVGDKAVGEYLLTQDYDGYFFTGSYKTGKHIYEKVASKMVPCQLELGGKDPLYVADDITDIAAVAAATADGAFYNNGQSCCAVERIYVHEKVYDAYIDAFVKTVRSWKLGFPTDEGVYFGAITRADQLAVLELHVNEARAKGATLLLGGKRIKHEGNYFEPTILTDVDNNMKIMREESFGPVIGIMKVQNDGEAIKLMNDTEYGLTASVYSSDGDRAQKILAAINSGTGYWNCCDRVSAGVPWSGRKHSGFGTTLSHQGLRAFTKTKSWQMKP, from the coding sequence ATGAAAATGATTAATCCATCTACCGGAGCTGTGCTCAGCTATCTGCGGGAAGATACTTCTCCAATACTCATCGATAAAATGCATCTTCTCAGGTATGGCCGGGCACAATGGTCCGCTGTACCACTTGAAGAGAGAATAAAAAAGCTGGAGCGATTCAACATGCTCCTGGAACGGCATACCGAAAGACTTGCAGGCCTGTTGACCAAGGAAGTCGGAAAACCTATGCAACAGTCGCGCAATGAGATCAAAGGCGCCTGTGCACGTGTACAATGGATGACAGATAACGCCCTCAGGTATCTGTCGGACGAATGGGTAACGGATACGCCTGCACTCCGTGAAAAAATATCATATGAACCGCTCGGTATCATCTGCAACATCTCTGCCTGGAATTATCCTTATCTGGTTGGCGTAAATGTTTTTGTACCGGCATTGCTGGCGGGTAATGCTGTGATGTACAAACCTTCGGAATACGCTATTCTCACAGGTTTTGAGATAGAAAAACTGCTGTATCAGGCGGGCGTGAATGAACTTGCATTCAAAGTAGCCGTGGGGGATAAAGCGGTAGGTGAATATCTGCTGACACAGGATTACGATGGTTATTTCTTTACCGGCTCTTACAAAACAGGTAAACACATCTACGAAAAGGTGGCGTCAAAAATGGTTCCCTGCCAGCTGGAACTGGGTGGTAAAGATCCGCTGTACGTGGCAGACGATATCACGGATATTGCTGCTGTAGCTGCCGCCACCGCCGATGGCGCCTTTTATAACAATGGCCAGAGTTGCTGCGCTGTAGAACGGATTTATGTACATGAAAAAGTGTATGATGCGTATATAGATGCTTTTGTAAAAACAGTCAGGTCGTGGAAACTGGGTTTCCCTACAGACGAAGGCGTATACTTCGGTGCAATTACCCGGGCCGACCAGCTCGCAGTGCTGGAGCTACATGTGAATGAGGCCAGGGCAAAGGGCGCAACACTGTTGCTGGGCGGAAAACGCATCAAACACGAAGGAAACTATTTTGAACCCACTATCCTGACCGATGTGGATAACAACATGAAAATAATGCGGGAAGAAAGCTTTGGCCCTGTCATCGGCATCATGAAAGTACAAAACGATGGGGAAGCTATTAAACTGATGAATGATACGGAATACGGCCTCACTGCATCTGTATACTCCAGCGATGGCGACAGGGCACAAAAGATCCTGGCAGCGATTAATTCCGGAACCGGTTATTGGAATTGTTGCGATCGCGTTTCTGCGGGTGTTCCTTGGAGTGGCAGAAAGCATTCCGGCTTTGGAACAACTTTATCCCATCAGGGATTAAGAGCATTTACTAAAACAAAATCATGGCAAATGAAACCCTGA
- a CDS encoding gamma-glutamyl-gamma-aminobutyrate hydrolase family protein (Members of this family of hydrolases with an active site Cys residue belong to MEROPS family C26.) encodes MKKRIGISFTETNFHNYPHWFQPEDLGEDVEIVTLSFVERNEQDIYTCDGFVLTGGIDVLPSLYGGAEQYPYKPERFLPERDAFEKRIYEYAQEQQIPVLGICRGLQYINILEGGKVYEDIGATANLIHKKDKADKIHDVNIRKDSLLYAITGVENGQVNSAHHQGIDPEHLGHNLMISATSATGDAIIEGIEFRDKTGKGFMIGVQWHPERMPEKESNPLSSAIKKQFIQAVRNYHK; translated from the coding sequence ATGAAGAAACGGATAGGTATCAGTTTTACGGAAACGAACTTCCATAATTATCCACATTGGTTTCAACCGGAAGATTTGGGAGAAGATGTGGAAATTGTTACGCTTTCTTTTGTTGAGCGTAATGAGCAGGATATCTATACCTGCGATGGGTTTGTATTGACCGGAGGCATAGATGTATTGCCATCACTGTATGGAGGTGCAGAACAATACCCGTACAAACCAGAAAGATTTTTACCCGAACGCGATGCTTTCGAAAAAAGGATATATGAATACGCCCAGGAACAACAGATACCTGTATTGGGTATTTGCCGTGGCCTGCAATATATTAATATCCTGGAAGGTGGTAAGGTGTATGAAGATATTGGCGCAACAGCGAATCTTATCCACAAAAAAGACAAGGCCGATAAGATACACGATGTGAACATCCGGAAAGATTCCCTGCTATACGCTATCACAGGCGTTGAAAACGGACAGGTCAACAGCGCACATCATCAGGGTATTGATCCGGAACACCTGGGGCATAACCTGATGATCAGCGCCACTTCGGCCACCGGCGATGCTATCATTGAAGGAATAGAGTTCAGGGATAAAACAGGGAAAGGCTTTATGATAGGCGTGCAGTGGCATCCCGAAAGAATGCCGGAAAAAGAAAGTAATCCCCTGTCTTCCGCTATCAAAAAACAATTTATTCAGGCTGTTAGAAATTATCACAAATGA
- a CDS encoding iron-containing alcohol dehydrogenase — translation MTAQFNFPTTIRFGAGVVRELPAWLQKNGLSKPLVVTDPVVAGLSFFKAIIADLQAHHIAAEVFSDIHKNPVKSDVYKGTEHWDQTQRDCIIGVGGGAALDVARAIALRVHHREDLFKYDDLIGGDIYVTNDVPPFITIPTTAGTGSEVGRSAIIADDETHQKKILFSPKLMARIVFADPALTMELPPAVTAATGMDALTHNMEAFLAKNYHPLCDGIALEGMRLIHLSLDKAVNNPDMESRSNMLMASMMGAIAFQKGLGVVHSLAHPLSSLLDTHHGLANAVNIPYGMQFNIAGFEDKFRRIARTLELKEETGEAVVKYLFDLNSRVNIPHHLRDIGVKQEHIETLADLAIADFAHPNNPKPVSRNDFRQLYQNAF, via the coding sequence ATGACCGCTCAGTTCAATTTTCCTACTACTATCCGCTTCGGCGCAGGCGTCGTTCGGGAACTGCCCGCCTGGTTGCAGAAAAACGGATTATCAAAACCACTGGTGGTGACCGATCCTGTCGTAGCCGGATTGTCTTTTTTCAAAGCTATTATTGCCGATTTGCAGGCACATCATATTGCAGCTGAAGTATTCAGCGATATTCATAAAAATCCGGTGAAGAGCGATGTGTATAAAGGCACGGAACATTGGGATCAAACACAACGGGACTGTATCATCGGCGTTGGTGGTGGCGCAGCACTGGATGTGGCGAGGGCGATCGCGCTGCGTGTACATCACCGGGAAGATCTTTTCAAATACGACGACCTGATCGGCGGCGATATATATGTCACCAACGATGTGCCTCCCTTTATCACTATACCTACTACTGCCGGCACCGGCAGCGAAGTAGGCCGCAGTGCTATCATTGCCGACGATGAAACACATCAGAAGAAGATCCTGTTTTCGCCGAAACTGATGGCCCGGATCGTATTTGCAGATCCTGCGCTCACAATGGAACTGCCCCCCGCTGTCACCGCCGCCACCGGCATGGATGCACTTACGCACAACATGGAAGCATTCCTCGCGAAAAATTATCATCCACTCTGCGATGGCATTGCCCTCGAAGGTATGCGGCTCATCCACCTCTCCCTCGATAAAGCGGTGAACAACCCCGACATGGAAAGCAGAAGCAATATGCTCATGGCTTCCATGATGGGCGCTATCGCTTTTCAGAAAGGACTGGGAGTGGTACATTCCCTGGCTCATCCCCTGTCGTCCTTACTGGATACACATCATGGCCTCGCCAATGCGGTGAACATTCCTTATGGTATGCAATTCAATATCGCAGGATTTGAAGATAAATTCCGGCGTATCGCCAGAACACTGGAGCTGAAGGAAGAAACCGGAGAGGCAGTGGTAAAATACCTGTTCGACCTGAACAGCAGGGTGAATATTCCACATCACCTGCGGGATATCGGTGTTAAACAAGAACATATTGAAACGCTCGCCGACCTTGCCATTGCCGACTTTGCTCATCCTAATAACCCTAAACCCGTGAGCAGAAATGATTTCAGGCAATTATACCAAAATGCATTTTAG
- a CDS encoding glutamine synthetase family protein, whose product MTTSEVLAYVKQHPSGKVKIAISDIDGVLRGKYISADKFISVTESKLGFCDVTFGWDMGDVVYDNVKYTGWHTGYPDALVKIDLNTFRRIPWENDLPFFLGELVTPDDAPVYTCPRQLLRKVIAHAGQQGFFPYFSQEFEWFNFTETPDTANQKHFRDLTPLSPGMFGYSILRSTLKNEYMSRLFELLVKFDIPMEGLHTETGPGVYEAAIRYAAALEAADQAVLFKTAVKEIAYQHGIMATFMAKINENLPGCSGHVHQSLWEPDRQHNLFHDEKDPHKMSGIMKSYIAGQLYCLPHILPMLAPTINSYKRLVEGAWAPTTLTWGIDNRTVALRALPGSAKASRLETRVVGSDTNPYLALAACLAAGLYGVKNKMPLEKKITTGNGYLDTSNGVLPQNLHIATQQMKHSALAKELFGEQFVEHFTLTREWEWRQYAKAVTDWELKRYFEII is encoded by the coding sequence ATGACCACTTCAGAAGTATTAGCATATGTAAAGCAGCATCCTTCCGGTAAAGTAAAGATCGCTATATCGGATATCGATGGCGTATTGAGAGGCAAGTATATATCTGCAGATAAATTCATCTCTGTTACTGAAAGCAAACTCGGTTTCTGCGACGTTACTTTCGGCTGGGATATGGGAGATGTGGTGTATGATAACGTGAAATACACCGGATGGCATACGGGATACCCGGATGCACTTGTGAAAATAGATCTTAACACTTTCCGGCGGATTCCCTGGGAGAACGATCTGCCCTTTTTTTTGGGAGAATTGGTAACCCCGGATGATGCTCCTGTATATACATGCCCCCGGCAGCTACTGCGAAAAGTAATAGCGCATGCCGGGCAGCAGGGCTTTTTCCCTTACTTCTCGCAGGAGTTTGAATGGTTCAATTTCACGGAAACTCCCGATACCGCCAACCAGAAACATTTCCGTGATCTCACGCCACTCAGTCCAGGTATGTTTGGCTACTCCATTCTGCGCAGCACTTTGAAAAACGAATACATGAGCCGCCTGTTTGAGTTGCTCGTAAAATTCGACATTCCCATGGAAGGGCTGCATACGGAAACAGGGCCCGGTGTGTACGAAGCGGCCATCCGCTACGCAGCTGCACTTGAAGCAGCGGATCAGGCAGTATTATTCAAAACAGCGGTGAAAGAAATCGCCTACCAGCACGGTATCATGGCTACATTCATGGCCAAGATCAATGAAAACCTTCCGGGATGCAGCGGGCATGTTCACCAGAGCCTGTGGGAACCCGACCGTCAGCATAATCTTTTTCACGATGAAAAAGATCCTCACAAAATGAGCGGCATCATGAAAAGCTATATAGCCGGACAACTGTATTGCCTGCCACATATACTGCCCATGCTGGCTCCTACCATCAACAGTTATAAACGCCTCGTGGAAGGCGCCTGGGCGCCCACTACGCTTACCTGGGGTATCGATAACCGCACCGTGGCATTACGGGCGCTACCCGGCTCTGCAAAGGCTTCCCGCCTCGAAACCAGGGTAGTTGGCTCCGACACCAATCCTTACCTCGCACTGGCCGCCTGTTTGGCTGCAGGATTATACGGCGTGAAAAATAAAATGCCTCTTGAGAAAAAAATTACCACGGGTAATGGGTACCTCGACACTTCAAATGGTGTATTACCACAGAACCTTCATATTGCCACGCAGCAGATGAAACATTCAGCGCTGGCAAAAGAATTGTTCGGCGAGCAGTTTGTGGAACATTTTACACTCACGAGGGAATGGGAATGGCGACAATATGCCAAAGCCGTTACCGACTGGGAACTTAAAAGATATTTTGAAATCATCTAA
- the eat gene encoding ethanolamine permease → MTQNKGLKKTLTPFMLWGLGVGYVISGMYFGWNLGLEKGGTWGMALATLVIMVMYITFSFSYAELACAIPKAGGVFDYANRALGKDIGFIAGIAQVIEFILAPPAIAFAIGAYFNAFFPQVPILSSAIAIYFIFTALNVYGVKAAASFEVIITVFAVGELLLFAGISLPKFQLTNLTHNALPNGWSGSFAAIPFAIWFFLGIEGIANVAEETKNPQRDISRGFGWAILTLALLCVLIFISATGIAGWEAIVYRNGSHGETSDSPLPLALAQITGSNHLMYHLLITVGLFGLVASFHGLILAAGRSTYEMGRVHNLPPFLGKISSRFHTPANALIGNMLIGILALISGKTAEIIIVSVFGALTLYIISMVSIIILRNKEPTLARPFRVACYPFLPLIALLISTVSIIAMFIFNVTLGLIYFSLLAITFLFYKLFKPAHT, encoded by the coding sequence ATGACGCAAAATAAGGGTTTAAAGAAAACATTAACACCCTTTATGCTGTGGGGACTTGGAGTAGGTTACGTTATTTCAGGTATGTATTTTGGCTGGAATCTTGGCCTCGAAAAAGGGGGCACCTGGGGCATGGCATTGGCTACCCTCGTTATCATGGTGATGTATATAACGTTTTCCTTCAGTTACGCAGAACTGGCTTGTGCAATCCCTAAAGCAGGAGGAGTATTTGACTATGCCAACAGGGCATTGGGAAAAGATATCGGCTTCATTGCCGGCATTGCCCAGGTTATAGAATTTATTCTGGCGCCACCAGCCATTGCATTCGCCATCGGCGCTTATTTCAATGCCTTCTTTCCACAGGTTCCCATCCTCAGCAGCGCTATCGCTATCTATTTTATCTTTACCGCCCTGAACGTCTATGGTGTAAAAGCTGCTGCATCATTTGAAGTAATTATCACCGTATTCGCGGTAGGCGAACTGCTGTTGTTTGCCGGCATCTCCCTACCTAAATTTCAACTCACCAATCTCACCCATAACGCATTGCCCAACGGATGGAGTGGCAGTTTTGCAGCGATTCCTTTTGCCATCTGGTTTTTCCTGGGTATCGAAGGTATTGCCAATGTAGCAGAAGAAACAAAGAATCCACAACGGGATATCAGCAGAGGCTTCGGCTGGGCCATACTAACACTGGCGTTGTTATGTGTGCTGATATTTATTTCCGCTACCGGTATCGCCGGCTGGGAGGCGATCGTGTATAGGAACGGTAGCCATGGCGAAACGTCCGACTCCCCGCTCCCGCTGGCGCTGGCACAGATTACAGGCAGCAACCACCTGATGTACCATCTGCTCATCACCGTCGGTTTATTCGGGCTCGTGGCTTCTTTTCACGGCCTTATCCTCGCTGCCGGACGCTCTACATACGAAATGGGCCGGGTACATAACCTGCCCCCTTTCCTCGGGAAAATTTCCTCCCGCTTCCATACCCCCGCCAATGCATTGATCGGTAATATGCTAATCGGTATACTGGCCCTGATATCCGGTAAAACTGCCGAGATCATTATTGTTTCTGTATTCGGCGCGCTTACATTGTATATCATATCCATGGTGTCTATCATCATCCTCAGGAACAAGGAGCCTACACTGGCACGGCCTTTCAGGGTAGCCTGCTATCCTTTCCTGCCATTGATAGCCCTGCTCATTTCCACCGTCTCTATCATTGCCATGTTTATTTTCAATGTAACACTTGGTCTGATCTATTTTTCCCTCCTCGCTATTACGTTCCTGTTCTACAAACTCTTTAAACCTGCGCACACATGA
- a CDS encoding molybdopterin-dependent oxidoreductase: protein MTYKFPALFISFIFAISLANGQSFTVEGDVTQPLKLSAADLSSMKRTDVSATDHDGKTYRYSGVPVADILARAGVPLGPQLRGKNLSKYLLVKASDGYQVVFALPELDTVFASRIIILADQADGKPLPAGKGPFRIIVPGEKKPARWIREVTAMYVRSAKE, encoded by the coding sequence ATGACGTACAAATTTCCGGCATTATTCATCAGCTTCATTTTCGCTATTTCGCTGGCAAACGGCCAATCGTTTACCGTTGAAGGAGACGTCACGCAGCCATTGAAACTCAGCGCAGCTGATCTCAGTAGCATGAAAAGAACAGACGTATCCGCTACCGACCACGATGGCAAAACCTATCGCTATTCCGGCGTACCCGTTGCCGATATCCTGGCACGGGCAGGTGTTCCGCTGGGCCCGCAGCTGAGGGGCAAAAATTTATCAAAGTACCTGTTGGTAAAAGCCAGCGATGGCTACCAGGTGGTGTTTGCCCTCCCCGAACTGGATACGGTATTTGCCAGCCGGATCATCATCCTGGCCGATCAGGCCGATGGTAAGCCCCTGCCCGCCGGTAAAGGCCCTTTCCGGATTATCGTACCCGGCGAAAAGAAACCCGCCCGGTGGATAAGGGAAGTAACGGCCATGTATGTACGCTCCGCGAAGGAATAA